In one window of Micromonospora cathayae DNA:
- a CDS encoding AAA family ATPase, which produces MSNQYIVITGGPGAGKTTLIDGLRDAGHACVDEAGRQIIQDQLAIGGRALHTGDSRLFAEVMLSWEIRSYRQASQHAGLVFFDRGIPDLVGYHFLLGQPVPAHVTAAAQMFRYHRRVFVAPPWPQIYTTDSERHQDHAEAVRTHDAMIAAYTRHGYEPITLPRGDVASRVTFIEQRTGFE; this is translated from the coding sequence GTGAGCAACCAGTACATCGTCATCACCGGCGGACCCGGAGCCGGCAAGACCACTTTGATCGACGGGCTGCGGGATGCCGGCCACGCCTGTGTCGACGAAGCGGGACGACAGATCATCCAGGACCAGCTGGCGATCGGCGGCCGGGCGCTGCACACCGGGGACTCACGACTGTTCGCCGAGGTCATGCTCAGCTGGGAGATCCGTTCCTACCGTCAGGCCAGCCAGCATGCCGGGTTGGTCTTCTTCGATCGGGGGATCCCGGATCTGGTCGGCTACCATTTCCTGCTCGGTCAGCCAGTGCCGGCGCACGTGACGGCGGCGGCGCAGATGTTCCGCTACCACCGGCGGGTGTTCGTCGCCCCGCCCTGGCCGCAGATCTACACCACCGACAGCGAACGGCACCAGGACCATGCCGAGGCCGTCCGTACCCACGACGCCATGATTGCCGCCTACACTCGCCACGGCTACGAGCCGATCACCCTGCCACGCGGCGATGTCGCCTCTCGCGTCACGTTCATCGAGCAACGCACCGGCTTCGAGTAG
- a CDS encoding peroxiredoxin, with amino-acid sequence MPIGVGAEAPDFVLKDQNNQEVRLSDFRGKRTVLLVFYPLAFTGICQGELCEVRDNLNEYVNDDVQVLTVSVDSVYAHKIWAEKEGYQFPLLADFWPHGAVAQAYGVFNDVAGIANRGTFIIDKAGVVRFAEMNMPGEARDQQDWRKALAETAAA; translated from the coding sequence ATGCCGATCGGGGTTGGCGCCGAGGCGCCGGACTTCGTACTCAAGGACCAGAACAACCAGGAGGTCCGGCTGTCGGACTTCCGCGGCAAGCGCACTGTCCTGCTCGTGTTCTACCCGCTCGCCTTCACCGGCATCTGCCAGGGTGAGCTGTGCGAGGTGCGGGACAACCTCAACGAGTACGTCAACGATGACGTCCAGGTCCTCACCGTGAGCGTCGACTCGGTGTACGCCCACAAGATCTGGGCCGAGAAGGAGGGGTACCAGTTCCCCCTCCTGGCGGACTTCTGGCCGCACGGCGCGGTCGCCCAGGCGTACGGCGTCTTCAACGACGTCGCCGGCATCGCCAACCGGGGCACCTTCATCATCGACAAGGCGGGCGTGGTCCGCTTCGCCGAGATGAACATGCCCGGCGAGGCGCGCGACCAGCAGGACTGGCGCAAGGCGCTGGCGGAGACCGCCGCCGCCTGA
- a CDS encoding DUF3052 domain-containing protein: MSATAGQAADGVRSLADRFGIEPGMVVMEMGYDDDVDQDLRDALTDRCGELVDEDTDEVVDAVLVWYRDGDGDLFELLVDALGPLADNGVVWLLTPKAGREGHVEPSEVAESAPTAGLQQTSTVNAGRDWSGARLVLRRGTKGKK; encoded by the coding sequence GTGAGCGCGACCGCTGGTCAGGCCGCCGACGGGGTACGCAGCCTGGCGGACCGGTTCGGGATCGAGCCGGGGATGGTCGTCATGGAGATGGGGTACGACGACGACGTCGACCAGGATCTCCGCGACGCCCTTACCGACCGCTGTGGAGAGCTGGTCGACGAGGACACCGACGAGGTGGTCGACGCGGTGCTGGTCTGGTACCGGGACGGCGACGGTGACCTCTTCGAGCTGCTCGTCGACGCCCTCGGCCCGCTGGCCGACAACGGCGTCGTCTGGCTGCTGACGCCCAAGGCCGGGCGGGAGGGGCACGTCGAGCCGAGCGAGGTCGCCGAGTCCGCGCCGACCGCCGGGCTCCAGCAGACGTCCACGGTCAACGCCGGCCGGGACTGGAGCGGGGCCCGCCTCGTCCTCCGGCGGGGGACCAAGGGCAAGAAGTAG